In the Octadecabacter sp. SW4 genome, one interval contains:
- a CDS encoding peroxiredoxin — protein sequence MTISQGDTLPDATLYQMGAEGPEAVALSSLTKGRKVVIFALPGAYTGTCTTAHVPSFIRTRDQFAAKGVDDVICISVNDPFVMGAWGESTGATHAGIKMLGDSAAEFTKAIGMDFTAPPAGLIDRSKRFSMLVDDGVVTILNEEGSPGECEISAGETLLDQM from the coding sequence ATGACAATTTCCCAAGGCGACACCCTTCCCGATGCCACCCTTTATCAAATGGGCGCCGAGGGGCCCGAGGCGGTTGCGCTGTCCAGCCTGACCAAAGGCCGCAAGGTTGTGATCTTTGCATTGCCCGGCGCCTATACGGGCACCTGCACGACGGCCCATGTGCCCAGTTTCATCCGCACCCGAGACCAGTTCGCGGCAAAGGGTGTGGATGATGTGATCTGCATCAGTGTCAATGATCCGTTTGTGATGGGGGCTTGGGGCGAGAGCACCGGCGCGACACACGCAGGGATCAAGATGCTGGGCGATAGCGCGGCCGAATTTACCAAGGCGATCGGCATGGATTTCACGGCTCCGCCCGCAGGTCTGATTGACCGGTCCAAGCGGTTCTCGATGTTGGTGGATGACGGCGTGGTTACGATCCTGAACGAGGAAGGCAGCCCAGGCGAATGCGAGATTTCCGCCGGCGAAACGCTGCTGGACCAGATGTAA
- a CDS encoding 4a-hydroxytetrahydrobiopterin dehydratase gives MSDLKDDVQELVANGWELNADSTRLEKEFVFANFVAAFGFMTQAAIWAEKLNHHPEWSNVYKTVNVGLTTHDTGGLSELDVKLARKMDAIAG, from the coding sequence ATGAGTGATTTGAAGGACGATGTGCAGGAACTGGTCGCGAATGGCTGGGAACTGAATGCCGACAGCACGCGGTTGGAAAAGGAATTTGTCTTTGCCAATTTCGTCGCCGCCTTCGGGTTCATGACCCAAGCGGCAATCTGGGCAGAAAAGCTGAACCACCACCCAGAATGGTCCAATGTCTACAAGACCGTCAACGTGGGGCTGACAACCCATGACACCGGCGGGCTAAGCGAACTGGACGTCAAACTGGCCCGCAAGATGGACGCGATCGCCGGATAA
- a CDS encoding GNAT family N-acetyltransferase: MSDIEITAHPSLAGIDPADWDACACPEVTDGGRPVDPFTTYRFLKAIEDSGSIGTGTGWQPRYLSARQDGQVIAVAPLYAKSHSQGEYIFDHNFAHAYEQAGGRYYPKLQMAVPFTPATGRRFLTRPGFEVAGMSALVQGAVQIAADNELSSLHVTFCTQAEALAGAEMGLLHRTSQQFHWRNADYADFDAFLAQLSARKRKNIRKERATAQGFGGDIVTLTSDQIAPHHWDYIWQFYQDTGGRKWGTPYLTRRFFEIAHDSLRDDILLVLAQRDGVPVAGALNMIGRDTLYGRYWGCSEHHACLHFEVCYYQAIDYAIQHGLRLVEAGAQGEHKLARGYMPVTTHSLHWFGDAGFRGAVANYLEAERNAVDEDIEILTSYGPFRNTDEEDHQ; this comes from the coding sequence ATGAGTGACATCGAAATAACCGCCCACCCCAGTCTTGCGGGGATCGATCCCGCCGATTGGGATGCCTGCGCCTGCCCCGAGGTCACAGATGGCGGCCGCCCGGTTGATCCCTTCACCACCTACCGATTTCTGAAAGCGATTGAAGACAGCGGGAGTATTGGCACGGGAACGGGCTGGCAGCCGCGCTATCTTTCGGCGCGCCAAGATGGGCAAGTCATTGCCGTTGCACCACTTTATGCCAAAAGCCACAGTCAGGGCGAATACATTTTCGATCACAACTTTGCCCATGCCTATGAACAGGCGGGCGGGCGGTATTATCCGAAACTTCAGATGGCTGTGCCGTTTACCCCTGCCACGGGGCGACGGTTTCTGACCCGTCCGGGGTTCGAGGTGGCGGGTATGTCCGCGCTGGTGCAGGGTGCTGTGCAAATCGCGGCTGATAACGAATTATCCTCGCTCCATGTGACGTTCTGCACCCAAGCCGAAGCGCTGGCGGGGGCAGAAATGGGCCTGCTGCACCGCACCAGCCAGCAATTTCATTGGCGCAACGCAGACTATGCGGATTTCGACGCCTTTCTGGCACAGCTTTCGGCCCGCAAGCGCAAGAATATCCGCAAGGAGCGCGCCACGGCTCAAGGGTTCGGTGGCGACATCGTGACACTCACCAGTGATCAGATCGCACCACACCACTGGGACTATATCTGGCAGTTCTATCAGGACACGGGCGGGCGCAAATGGGGCACGCCCTATCTGACGCGGCGGTTTTTCGAAATTGCCCATGACAGCCTGCGCGACGACATTTTGCTGGTGCTGGCCCAGCGCGATGGTGTGCCGGTGGCAGGGGCGCTGAACATGATCGGGCGCGACACGCTTTATGGCCGCTACTGGGGGTGCAGTGAACATCACGCCTGCCTGCATTTCGAAGTGTGCTACTATCAGGCGATAGATTACGCGATCCAGCATGGCTTGCGACTGGTCGAAGCGGGCGCGCAGGGCGAACACAAGCTGGCGCGCGGATACATGCCGGTAACGACCCATTCGTTACACTGGTTTGGTGATGCGGGTTTCCGCGGGGCCGTGGCGAATTACCTTGAGGCCGAACGCAATGCGGTGGACGAGGATATCGAGATTCTCACATCCTACGGCCCGTTTCGCAACACAGACGAGGAGGATCATCAATGA
- a CDS encoding glycerophosphodiester phosphodiesterase family protein, with protein sequence MTLPQSFFTRPIAHRAFHDIDRACPENSPAAFAAAIAGGYGIELDVQLSSDGRAMVFHDYALDRLTDEVGPIAHRSAAELGQIKLKGGRDTIPTLSQILRQVVGAVPLLIELKDQDGALGQGIGPLEQATARALAGYDGDVAVMSFNPHTVALMAQIAPHIARGLTTCHFPAEDWPTIPAKTRERLRGIPDYDDTGSCFISHQASDLDNPRVKALKEQGAAVFCWTIRSRKDEIRARRIADNVTFEGYAA encoded by the coding sequence ATGACCCTGCCTCAATCGTTTTTTACCCGCCCGATTGCGCATCGTGCCTTCCACGACATTGACCGCGCCTGCCCTGAAAATTCGCCCGCTGCCTTTGCCGCTGCGATCGCCGGGGGCTATGGGATTGAACTGGATGTGCAGCTTTCCAGCGATGGGCGGGCGATGGTTTTTCACGACTACGCCTTGGATCGCTTGACAGACGAGGTTGGGCCCATCGCACACCGCAGCGCCGCCGAACTGGGGCAAATCAAGCTGAAGGGCGGGAGGGATACGATCCCGACACTCTCCCAGATATTACGGCAGGTCGTCGGGGCCGTGCCGCTGCTGATTGAGCTTAAGGATCAGGACGGCGCTTTGGGTCAGGGTATTGGCCCATTGGAACAGGCAACCGCGCGCGCGCTGGCCGGATACGACGGTGATGTGGCGGTGATGTCGTTCAATCCGCATACGGTCGCGCTGATGGCGCAAATCGCACCGCATATCGCGCGCGGTCTGACGACCTGCCATTTCCCCGCCGAAGACTGGCCAACAATCCCCGCGAAAACCCGTGAACGGTTGCGCGGCATTCCTGATTATGATGATACCGGATCGTGCTTTATCAGCCATCAGGCCAGTGATCTGGACAATCCACGCGTCAAAGCGTTGAAAGAACAGGGCGCGGCGGTGTTTTGCTGGACGATCCGGTCACGCAAGGACGAAATACGCGCACGCCGCATCGCCGATAACGTGACATTTGAAGGTTACGCCGCTTGA
- a CDS encoding RidA family protein produces the protein MTSAIESRLAALGVTLPDVPAPLANYVPFVTVGDIVYVSGQISNGPDGLIKGRLGDGMSVADGAVAARACAISLLAQVRAACDGDLDRLVKVIKLTGFVNSTADFTDQPKVINGCSDFLVEALGDVGRHTRSAVSAAALPLGVAVEIEGIFRIK, from the coding sequence ATGACTTCTGCCATCGAATCCCGCCTTGCCGCACTGGGTGTGACCCTGCCCGATGTGCCTGCACCTTTGGCCAATTACGTACCTTTCGTGACGGTGGGCGATATCGTTTATGTGTCGGGCCAGATTTCCAACGGGCCTGACGGGTTGATCAAGGGGCGCCTTGGCGATGGGATGTCTGTTGCGGATGGCGCGGTGGCCGCACGCGCCTGTGCGATCAGTCTTTTGGCGCAGGTGCGCGCAGCCTGTGACGGTGATCTCGACCGGTTGGTCAAGGTCATCAAACTGACGGGTTTCGTCAATTCCACAGCCGATTTCACCGATCAACCCAAGGTCATCAATGGCTGCTCCGATTTCCTGGTCGAAGCCTTGGGCGATGTCGGTCGCCACACCCGGTCCGCCGTCAGTGCCGCCGCGCTGCCCCTAGGTGTCGCCGTGGAAATCGAGGGGATATTCCGGATCAAATGA
- a CDS encoding HlyD family type I secretion periplasmic adaptor subunit has translation MSAPVNSWSVKRPLFLGLLALVVLIGGFGTWAVMAQITGAVIASGQIEVDQNRQVIQHPDGGIVASILVGEGDLVAVGDLLIQLDAVDLRSELAVVEGQLFEIVARRARFEAERDLADELVFDPLLIEAGDETLALRDGQTRLFEARRESVAQEKEQLARRSGQIASQIDGIRAQEEALTAQLALIEQELASQQSLLDRGLAQASRVLALQREEASLRGRAGELVAGIAQAEGRITEIEIELLKLDAQRREEAITRLRDLQYNELELRERRRTLRNQLDRLDIRAPVSGVVYGMRVFAERSVVRAADPLLYLVPQDRPLVIAAQIALTDIDQISLQQEVALRFSAFDQRETPELFGRVSLISPDAFQDENTGQSYYRAEIVLGEGEISRLPDGFVLIPGMPVDAFIRTAERTPLAYLVKPLADYFARAFRES, from the coding sequence ATGAGCGCGCCGGTAAATTCCTGGTCGGTCAAACGGCCTTTGTTTCTGGGATTGCTGGCGCTGGTGGTGCTGATCGGCGGCTTTGGCACTTGGGCCGTAATGGCGCAGATCACCGGAGCGGTGATCGCTAGTGGCCAGATCGAGGTTGATCAGAACCGTCAGGTCATCCAGCACCCGGACGGCGGGATCGTTGCCTCAATTCTGGTCGGCGAGGGCGATTTGGTCGCCGTGGGCGATCTGTTGATCCAGCTTGATGCGGTTGACCTGCGTTCGGAACTGGCCGTTGTCGAAGGGCAATTGTTCGAGATCGTCGCGCGCCGCGCGCGCTTTGAGGCCGAGCGCGATCTGGCCGATGAATTGGTTTTTGACCCGCTTTTGATCGAGGCCGGTGATGAAACCCTGGCCCTGCGTGACGGTCAGACCCGCCTTTTTGAGGCGCGCCGCGAATCTGTCGCGCAGGAAAAAGAACAACTTGCCCGCCGGAGCGGCCAGATCGCCAGTCAGATCGACGGGATTCGCGCGCAGGAAGAAGCACTGACAGCGCAGCTTGCCCTGATCGAACAAGAGCTTGCCAGCCAGCAAAGCCTGCTGGACCGCGGCCTTGCCCAGGCCAGCCGTGTCCTGGCCCTCCAGCGCGAGGAGGCATCGCTGCGCGGGCGCGCGGGCGAGTTGGTCGCCGGAATTGCGCAGGCCGAAGGCCGCATCACCGAAATTGAAATCGAACTGCTGAAACTTGACGCGCAGCGCCGCGAGGAGGCGATAACGCGCCTGCGCGACCTGCAATATAACGAACTGGAACTGCGTGAACGCCGCCGCACCCTGCGCAACCAGTTGGACCGTCTGGATATCCGCGCGCCCGTGTCCGGCGTGGTTTACGGGATGCGCGTGTTTGCAGAACGGTCAGTCGTGCGCGCCGCTGATCCCCTGCTTTATCTGGTGCCGCAGGACCGCCCGCTTGTGATTGCCGCACAGATCGCGCTCACCGACATTGACCAGATCAGCCTGCAACAAGAGGTCGCCCTGCGGTTTTCCGCCTTTGATCAACGCGAAACGCCCGAACTTTTCGGCCGCGTCAGCCTGATTTCGCCGGATGCGTTTCAGGATGAAAACACCGGGCAGTCGTATTATCGCGCGGAAATCGTGTTGGGCGAAGGCGAAATCTCGCGCCTGCCAGACGGGTTTGTCTTGATCCCGGGGATGCCCGTCGATGCCTTTATTCGCACCGCCGAACGCACGCCGCTGGCATATCTCGTCAAGCCGCTGGCGGATTATTTCGCCCGGGCCTTCCGCGAGAGTTGA
- a CDS encoding type I secretion system permease/ATPase produces the protein MNRDTASQGHAQLRAVRRESRTLYWIVAIFSLVVNLLMLTGPLYMLNVYDRVLGSRSLETLIALSVLVGFLYAMMGILDYTRGRIMARVGAKFQARLDRRVFAAVMKATTMNRAPTEAATGLRDLESVQRMITSPVLMALFDLPWAPLFVVGIFIFHPFMGYLALAGGAILIAVALANQLSTRRPLERANQMTHQAEFTGQQIRAESELVHSLGMRDAAFSRWQDARDQSLGAAISASDLAGSYTALTKAFRLFLQSAMLGLGAYLVLQGELTPGAMIAGSILLGRALAPIELLIGQWPVLQRGREGWRNLAVLLGDIPEDVARTALPTPKAVIDAQQVTVVPPGEQQAALRMISFKVQPGQAVGVIGTSGSGKSTLARALTGVWRPAGGKIRLDGAALDQYDPDTLGKHIGYLPQRVQLFDGTIKDNIARMSQAPDDGEVIKAAKRAAAHEMILRLPDGYDTHVSANGGRLSGGQIQRIGLARAMYGDPVVLVLDEPNSNLDNDGSVALNQAIRVMKDEGRVVFIMAHRPAAIEQCDMLLVIEGGAMRAFGPKDKVLADMVSNHQDIKKSIGKGGGVT, from the coding sequence ATGAACAGGGATACAGCAAGTCAGGGACACGCCCAATTGCGCGCCGTTCGTCGCGAAAGCCGGACGCTGTATTGGATCGTTGCGATTTTCAGTCTGGTTGTGAACCTGCTGATGCTCACCGGTCCGCTGTATATGCTGAACGTCTATGATCGCGTGCTGGGGTCGCGTTCGCTTGAGACATTGATCGCGCTGTCGGTGCTGGTTGGCTTTCTTTATGCGATGATGGGCATTCTGGATTACACGCGCGGGCGGATCATGGCTCGTGTCGGCGCGAAATTTCAGGCGCGCCTAGATCGCCGCGTCTTTGCCGCCGTGATGAAGGCCACAACGATGAACCGCGCCCCGACCGAAGCGGCCACCGGTTTGCGCGATCTGGAATCGGTGCAACGGATGATCACGTCGCCGGTGTTGATGGCACTGTTTGATCTGCCGTGGGCACCGCTGTTTGTCGTCGGCATTTTCATCTTTCACCCGTTCATGGGTTATCTGGCGCTCGCAGGCGGGGCCATTTTGATCGCGGTGGCGCTGGCCAACCAGCTGTCCACCCGCCGCCCGCTTGAGCGCGCCAACCAGATGACCCATCAGGCCGAATTCACGGGCCAGCAAATCCGCGCCGAAAGCGAGTTGGTGCATTCATTGGGGATGCGCGATGCGGCGTTTTCGCGCTGGCAGGATGCGCGGGATCAATCCTTGGGTGCGGCGATTTCCGCGTCCGATCTGGCGGGCAGTTATACCGCGCTGACCAAGGCATTTCGCCTGTTCCTGCAATCGGCAATGCTGGGCCTTGGCGCCTATCTTGTGTTGCAGGGTGAATTGACACCGGGCGCGATGATCGCCGGGTCGATCCTGCTTGGGCGAGCGCTGGCGCCGATTGAACTGCTGATCGGCCAGTGGCCCGTGTTGCAGCGTGGTCGCGAAGGCTGGCGCAATCTGGCTGTCTTGCTGGGCGATATTCCCGAAGACGTTGCGCGCACCGCCCTGCCCACGCCCAAAGCGGTGATCGACGCGCAGCAAGTCACTGTTGTTCCGCCCGGCGAACAACAGGCCGCCCTGCGGATGATCAGTTTCAAGGTGCAGCCCGGACAGGCGGTCGGCGTGATCGGCACCTCCGGGTCCGGCAAGTCGACACTGGCGCGCGCGCTGACCGGTGTCTGGCGCCCCGCAGGCGGCAAGATCCGCCTAGATGGGGCGGCCCTTGATCAATACGATCCCGATACTTTGGGCAAGCACATCGGCTATCTGCCCCAGCGCGTGCAGCTGTTTGATGGCACCATCAAGGACAACATCGCACGGATGTCGCAGGCTCCTGACGACGGTGAGGTGATCAAGGCCGCGAAACGTGCCGCCGCCCACGAGATGATCCTGAGACTGCCCGATGGCTATGACACCCATGTCAGCGCCAACGGCGGCCGGCTATCGGGCGGACAAATCCAGCGGATCGGGCTGGCCCGGGCGATGTACGGCGACCCGGTGGTGCTGGTATTGGACGAACCTAACTCGAACCTTGATAATGACGGCAGCGTCGCCTTGAACCAGGCGATCCGCGTGATGAAGGACGAAGGCCGCGTTGTGTTCATCATGGCGCACCGTCCGGCGGCGATCGAACAATGCGATATGCTTTTGGTGATCGAAGGCGGGGCGATGCGGGCCTTTGGCCCCAAGGACAAGGTTTTGGCAGACATGGTCAGCAACCATCAGGACATCAAGAAATCTATCGGCAAGGGCGGGGGCGTGACATGA
- a CDS encoding VacJ family lipoprotein, with amino-acid sequence MRGCVLCAGVVLAACTPAQPGAQFNDPYESTNRGIHEFNKGLDQALLRPAGQVTAATPEVVTTPVANFADNVGLPGMIVNGILQGDIGGAATNTMRFVLNTTVGFGGLFDPAGGIGLNEETTDFGETLAVWGAPEGAYLELPVLGPSTERDAVGQLVDLVIDPLARYGTAEQARAATAARVADVAISRGRFGDTVDSVLYDSADSYAQARLLYLQNRRFELGVTDESTGIDPFADPFIDPFAEPFE; translated from the coding sequence TTGCGTGGTTGCGTCCTTTGTGCCGGTGTGGTGCTGGCGGCCTGCACGCCTGCGCAACCCGGTGCGCAATTCAATGATCCATACGAAAGCACGAACCGCGGTATCCACGAATTCAACAAGGGTCTGGATCAGGCGCTGTTGCGTCCCGCGGGGCAAGTTACCGCCGCGACCCCTGAAGTTGTCACGACGCCCGTTGCGAATTTCGCCGATAATGTGGGTCTGCCGGGAATGATCGTGAACGGCATCCTGCAAGGCGACATCGGCGGGGCTGCCACGAATACCATGCGGTTTGTTCTGAACACGACAGTCGGGTTTGGCGGGTTGTTTGACCCTGCCGGTGGCATCGGGCTGAACGAAGAAACGACCGATTTTGGCGAAACGCTTGCCGTATGGGGCGCCCCCGAGGGGGCCTACCTTGAATTGCCGGTGCTTGGCCCGTCGACGGAACGTGACGCCGTTGGCCAGCTGGTTGATCTCGTGATTGATCCGCTGGCACGCTACGGCACCGCCGAGCAGGCCAGGGCGGCAACCGCCGCACGTGTGGCGGATGTGGCGATTTCGCGCGGCCGGTTCGGCGATACGGTGGACTCGGTTCTGTATGATAGTGCGGACAGTTATGCCCAAGCACGGCTTCTTTACTTGCAAAATCGCCGGTTTGAGCTTGGAGTAACCGATGAAAGCACGGGGATCGACCCCTTTGCAGACCCGTTTATTGACCCTTTCGCGGAGCCTTTTGAATGA
- a CDS encoding phospholipid-binding protein MlaC: MMRPLNTRRQFLITAGVAATATALPLPAFALSSEQAQGLVTSAVNDINTIIASGGSEAAMIRQFEGIFDRYADTVYIASFALGNDRRSASQSQIQAFVEAFRTYVAAKYGRRFREFIGGQITVVNAKAVNSWIEVETTVALRNQSPFRVDFHVSDRPGKPVFFNLIIEGVNMLLSERTEIGAMLDRRGGNIDALINDLRNS; this comes from the coding sequence ATGATGCGTCCATTGAATACACGCCGCCAGTTTTTGATCACCGCAGGTGTCGCAGCCACGGCCACGGCCCTGCCGCTGCCTGCTTTCGCGCTAAGTAGCGAACAGGCGCAGGGGCTTGTCACAAGTGCGGTGAACGACATCAACACGATCATCGCATCCGGTGGGTCCGAAGCCGCGATGATCCGTCAGTTTGAAGGTATTTTCGACCGTTACGCCGATACCGTCTACATCGCGTCCTTCGCGCTGGGCAATGATCGCCGCAGCGCATCACAGTCGCAAATTCAGGCCTTTGTCGAGGCGTTTCGCACCTATGTCGCTGCCAAATATGGCCGCCGTTTCCGCGAGTTCATCGGCGGACAGATCACGGTCGTCAACGCCAAGGCGGTCAATAGCTGGATCGAGGTTGAAACCACCGTTGCGCTGCGCAACCAGTCGCCGTTTCGGGTGGATTTCCATGTCTCCGACCGCCCGGGCAAACCGGTCTTTTTCAACCTGATCATCGAAGGCGTGAACATGCTTTTGTCCGAACGCACCGAAATCGGCGCGATGCTGGACCGTCGCGGCGGCAACATTGATGCGCTGATCAACGATCTGCGCAATTCGTGA
- a CDS encoding transglycosylase domain-containing protein: MSNKSGGRKPLVADRRYAKPSKVAPKTRARKPAVRKKKPRGLLRRILGFFGRFIWWMTGLLWRIGWRAGLAVGAFVALGVIYYASTLPPITDLVDARMRGSVTLSDREGTVFAWRGDQYGGMVTATTVSVHLRNAVVATEDKRFYNHLGISPRGVASAIRINLNEGRGPLSGNGGSTITQQTAKLLCLGRPFDADVWESETDYERDCRRTTLWRKVQEAVYALAMEVRYSKDEILTIYLNRAYLGAGSRGFEAAANRYFGRSAAEVTPAEAAMLAGLLKAPSTLAPTSNLQRSRDRANLVINLMEEQGYLSSSAAEEARTNPAGLSAAAERRAGGYFADWVMDQGPEFFTSTTTEDVVIQTTIDQRMQTAAEEALAWVFESRVSEGSEAQAAIVVMSADGAVRAMVGGRNTDGTGAFNRATQALRQTGSAFKPFVYATALELGMTPNDIVLDEPLTINVPGSGPWSPKNYSRNFRGPVTLTEALSASLNIPAVRLSEEMGRENVRAVAQGFGISSDLAAGPALALGASESTLVEMTGAYAGILNGGSAVTPYGLVSLRIMGDSEPLMTATGGIRERVIREEAARQLTWMMYQVVETGTGRRAQIDGWEIAGKTGTTQAARDAWFIGFSGDYVTGVWMGYDDNTPLTGVTGSTLPAEIWRETMTRVLSDLQPTPLPMQRTFAQRPSENVVTEDLIDQLILDLQNRAN; the protein is encoded by the coding sequence ATGAGTAACAAAAGTGGTGGCCGCAAGCCTTTGGTCGCAGATCGCCGATACGCGAAACCGTCAAAGGTAGCGCCGAAGACGCGTGCGCGCAAACCCGCGGTCCGCAAGAAAAAGCCGCGCGGGCTTTTGCGCCGTATCCTGGGGTTTTTCGGCCGTTTCATCTGGTGGATGACCGGCCTGCTGTGGCGTATTGGCTGGCGTGCCGGGTTGGCCGTTGGCGCATTTGTGGCGCTTGGGGTGATATATTACGCATCGACCCTTCCACCGATCACAGACCTTGTGGACGCACGCATGCGCGGCTCGGTCACGCTGTCAGATCGTGAGGGCACGGTCTTTGCCTGGCGCGGCGACCAGTATGGCGGGATGGTCACGGCGACGACCGTATCGGTGCATTTGCGCAACGCCGTTGTCGCGACCGAGGACAAGCGATTCTATAACCATCTCGGAATTTCGCCGCGCGGGGTTGCCAGTGCGATACGCATCAACCTGAACGAAGGACGCGGCCCTTTGTCGGGCAACGGCGGGTCGACGATCACGCAGCAGACCGCGAAGCTTTTGTGTCTTGGTCGCCCGTTTGATGCGGACGTCTGGGAAAGCGAAACCGACTATGAACGCGATTGCCGCCGCACGACCCTGTGGCGCAAGGTTCAAGAGGCGGTTTATGCGCTGGCGATGGAAGTGCGCTATTCCAAGGATGAAATCCTGACGATCTATCTCAACCGCGCTTATCTAGGGGCGGGCAGTCGCGGGTTCGAGGCGGCGGCGAACCGCTATTTTGGTCGCAGCGCGGCCGAAGTGACCCCCGCCGAAGCGGCGATGCTGGCGGGTTTGCTCAAGGCGCCTTCGACACTTGCGCCCACAAGCAATCTGCAGCGGTCGCGCGACCGCGCCAATCTGGTGATCAATTTGATGGAGGAACAAGGCTATCTTTCGAGCAGTGCCGCCGAGGAAGCGCGCACGAACCCTGCCGGGCTGTCAGCCGCTGCTGAACGCCGTGCAGGTGGGTATTTTGCCGATTGGGTCATGGATCAGGGGCCAGAGTTCTTTACCAGCACAACCACCGAGGATGTGGTGATTCAGACAACGATCGACCAACGGATGCAGACCGCCGCCGAAGAGGCCCTGGCCTGGGTTTTCGAAAGCAGGGTAAGCGAAGGCTCTGAGGCGCAGGCGGCGATTGTCGTGATGTCAGCCGATGGCGCGGTGCGCGCGATGGTCGGCGGGCGCAACACCGATGGAACGGGCGCATTCAACCGCGCCACGCAGGCGTTGCGTCAAACCGGGTCTGCATTCAAACCCTTCGTTTATGCGACGGCGCTGGAACTGGGCATGACACCGAATGATATCGTGCTGGACGAGCCGCTGACGATTAACGTGCCCGGCTCTGGCCCTTGGTCACCCAAGAACTATTCGCGCAATTTCCGCGGACCCGTGACCTTGACCGAAGCCTTGTCCGCATCGCTGAATATTCCTGCGGTGCGCCTGTCCGAGGAAATGGGTCGCGAAAACGTGCGCGCTGTCGCGCAGGGGTTCGGGATTTCCAGCGATCTGGCAGCCGGTCCCGCCTTGGCGCTGGGCGCATCCGAAAGCACGCTGGTCGAAATGACCGGCGCCTACGCGGGCATTCTTAACGGTGGATCGGCGGTCACGCCCTATGGGCTGGTGTCGCTTCGCATCATGGGCGACAGCGAGCCGTTGATGACAGCCACCGGCGGCATCCGCGAACGGGTGATCCGCGAAGAGGCCGCACGGCAATTGACGTGGATGATGTATCAGGTCGTTGAAACCGGCACGGGTCGACGCGCGCAGATTGACGGCTGGGAAATCGCAGGCAAAACGGGCACGACTCAGGCGGCGCGGGATGCGTGGTTCATCGGCTTTTCGGGTGATTATGTGACCGGTGTCTGGATGGGCTATGACGACAACACGCCCCTGACCGGCGTCACCGGGTCAACGTTGCCTGCGGAAATCTGGCGCGAAACCATGACGCGGGTGTTGTCGGATTTGCAACCGACACCTCTGCCGATGCAGCGGACGTTTGCGCAGCGCCCCTCGGAAAATGTCGTTACCGAGGATCTGATCGACCAGCTTATCCTTGATCTGCAAAATCGCGCGAATTAA
- a CDS encoding P-II family nitrogen regulator yields MKLIIATIKPFKLEEVREALTTMGVRGMMVTEVKGFGSQSGHTEIYRGAEYAVNFVPKVKLELVVSAAMADDVVQTIAKTARTEKIGDGKIFVLDVESALRVRTGETNDDAL; encoded by the coding sequence GTGAAACTGATCATTGCAACAATCAAACCGTTCAAGCTCGAGGAGGTCCGCGAAGCGCTGACCACGATGGGCGTGCGCGGCATGATGGTGACCGAGGTCAAGGGCTTTGGCTCGCAGTCCGGTCATACCGAAATCTACCGGGGCGCGGAATATGCCGTGAACTTCGTGCCCAAGGTCAAACTTGAACTCGTCGTCTCAGCCGCGATGGCCGACGACGTCGTGCAGACCATCGCCAAGACGGCACGCACCGAGAAAATCGGCGACGGCAAAATCTTTGTTCTTGATGTCGAGAGCGCGCTGCGTGTGCGCACCGGCGAAACCAATGACGACGCGCTGTAA